In one window of Methanoculleus chikugoensis DNA:
- a CDS encoding type II toxin-antitoxin system HicB family antitoxin, with protein sequence MTKVRLTILIWEEEGVYVSRCQELEVASCGDTPEEALDNIREAIELYLENAKELGILQDLEPILKSPRKFTSVIEVEA encoded by the coding sequence TTGACAAAGGTACGGTTAACCATCCTGATATGGGAAGAAGAAGGGGTGTATGTCTCCAGGTGCCAGGAGCTTGAGGTCGCCAGCTGCGGCGATACGCCGGAGGAAGCTCTGGACAACATCCGTGAAGCGATCGAACTCTACCTTGAGAATGCGAAAGAACTCGGGATATTGCAGGACCTTGAGCCGATATTGAAATCACCCCGTAAGTTCACCTCGGTCATCGAGGTTGAGGCATGA
- a CDS encoding cupin domain-containing protein has protein sequence MPEAKENLAEEVIDPRDLVAYQPGSIVSRMLVYTKAGTITVFAFDADEGLSEHTAPYDAVLQVLDGEALVTIADKEYPMKTGDLIIMPAKIPHAVHAVTRFKMMLTMIHA, from the coding sequence ATGCCTGAAGCAAAGGAGAACCTCGCCGAAGAGGTCATCGACCCCCGCGACCTCGTCGCCTACCAGCCCGGCTCGATCGTCAGCCGGATGCTCGTCTACACGAAGGCCGGGACCATCACGGTCTTCGCATTCGACGCAGACGAAGGCCTTTCGGAGCACACCGCGCCCTACGACGCCGTCCTCCAGGTCCTCGACGGGGAGGCCCTCGTCACCATCGCGGACAAGGAGTATCCGATGAAGACGGGCGACCTGATCATCATGCCGGCGAAGATCCCCCACGCCGTCCACGCCGTCACGCGGTTCAAGATGATGCTGACGATGATCCACGCTTAG
- a CDS encoding glycoside hydrolase family 15 protein codes for MRTPAPAGRGSGPGGYLPISDYGIIGNLRTAALVGRNGSIDWCCFPYLDSPSVFAAILDAGRGGRFSVSVAGGGSGDQDYIEDTNVLVTRFATDAGRLAVTDLMPLSGEIAGRGGSHAPPVILRFLDCEEGIVEVAVEWSPRFDYARIRTQIEEVPGGWLATGGGEALFLCGPESAAIDATGRDAVLRAWFTMREGERRVLQTRWGLEDRTCDPARAGAAFDETIRVWRTWAHYEDLAETPRWAGEWLPYVTRAELTLKLLTMADSGAIAAAPTTSLPEEIGGVRNWDYRYAWVRDASMTAQALVSLGHPREAIEFLQWMERTAEAHSGARQPQVLFALHDSTADLTEVELTHLEGYRGSRPVRIGNGAANQLQLELFGELISTGYELIRRGVEPSPGGRRFLTAVADYACSRWTEPDHGIWEVRGEPRHFVYSKVMVWVALDRAIYLAENHGLPGDVDRWRRTRETIRERVLTEGYDPEMGSFVQAFGSKALDAANLRIPLVEFLPFDDERVQGTIDATIEHLTKNGLVYRYLTDDGLPGGEGAFGLCTFWLVDVLALSGRVEEAKEIFTEIVARMNSVGLLPEEFDPGTGEYLGNFPQAYTHIGLVNSALYLAHAEGRWVPEHAPVGIPREGVR; via the coding sequence ATGCGTACTCCAGCCCCTGCAGGACGTGGGTCCGGCCCGGGCGGCTACCTGCCCATCTCGGACTACGGGATCATCGGCAACCTCCGGACGGCGGCGCTCGTCGGTCGGAACGGCTCGATCGACTGGTGCTGTTTCCCCTACCTCGACAGCCCGAGCGTCTTTGCAGCCATCCTCGACGCCGGGCGGGGCGGGCGCTTCTCGGTCTCGGTCGCGGGTGGCGGGTCCGGCGACCAGGACTACATCGAGGATACGAACGTCCTCGTCACCCGGTTCGCAACAGACGCCGGAAGGCTTGCGGTGACCGACCTGATGCCCCTCTCCGGGGAGATCGCCGGTCGCGGGGGGTCGCATGCGCCGCCGGTGATCCTCCGGTTCCTCGACTGCGAGGAGGGTATCGTAGAGGTGGCGGTCGAGTGGTCGCCGCGGTTCGACTACGCCCGGATCCGGACGCAGATAGAAGAGGTTCCGGGCGGGTGGCTTGCCACCGGCGGCGGTGAGGCGTTGTTTCTCTGCGGTCCTGAGAGCGCCGCGATCGACGCAACCGGACGCGATGCCGTCCTTCGCGCCTGGTTTACGATGCGGGAGGGCGAGCGGAGAGTTCTTCAGACCCGCTGGGGTCTTGAGGACAGGACCTGCGACCCCGCCCGCGCCGGGGCGGCGTTCGACGAGACGATCCGGGTCTGGCGGACCTGGGCGCACTATGAAGACCTGGCCGAGACGCCCCGGTGGGCCGGTGAGTGGCTCCCTTACGTCACCCGGGCCGAACTGACTCTGAAACTCCTGACCATGGCCGATTCGGGGGCGATCGCCGCCGCTCCCACGACCTCCCTCCCCGAGGAGATCGGCGGGGTCCGGAACTGGGATTACCGCTACGCATGGGTCCGTGACGCCTCGATGACGGCGCAGGCCCTGGTCTCCCTCGGCCACCCCCGGGAGGCGATCGAGTTCCTTCAGTGGATGGAGCGGACGGCCGAGGCGCACTCCGGAGCACGTCAGCCGCAGGTGCTCTTCGCGTTGCACGATTCGACGGCCGACCTTACGGAGGTCGAACTCACGCATCTCGAGGGCTACCGCGGCTCTCGCCCGGTCCGGATCGGGAACGGCGCCGCCAACCAGTTACAACTCGAGCTCTTCGGAGAACTCATCTCGACCGGCTACGAACTCATCCGCCGGGGCGTGGAACCGAGCCCGGGGGGGCGCAGGTTTCTTACCGCCGTCGCGGACTACGCCTGCAGCAGGTGGACGGAGCCCGATCACGGCATCTGGGAGGTCCGCGGTGAGCCGCGGCACTTCGTCTACTCGAAGGTGATGGTCTGGGTTGCTCTCGACCGGGCGATCTACCTCGCGGAGAACCACGGCCTTCCCGGCGACGTCGACCGGTGGCGCCGGACCCGGGAGACCATCCGGGAACGGGTGCTCACCGAGGGCTACGACCCCGAGATGGGCTCCTTCGTGCAGGCGTTCGGGTCGAAGGCCCTGGACGCGGCAAACCTCCGCATCCCGCTCGTGGAGTTTCTCCCCTTCGATGACGAGCGGGTGCAGGGGACGATCGATGCGACGATCGAGCACCTGACGAAGAACGGGCTCGTCTATCGTTACCTCACCGACGACGGCCTCCCCGGCGGGGAGGGAGCGTTCGGCCTCTGCACCTTCTGGCTGGTGGACGTCCTGGCCCTCTCGGGGAGGGTGGAGGAGGCGAAGGAGATCTTTACCGAGATTGTCGCCCGGATGAACAGCGTGGGTCTCCTGCCGGAAGAATTCGATCCCGGGACCGGCGAGTACCTCGGGAACTTCCCCCAGGCCTACACCCATATCGGCCTCGTCAACAGCGCTCTCTACCTCGCGCATGCCGAAGGCCGGTGGGTCC